A window of Chitinophaga sp. MM2321 contains these coding sequences:
- a CDS encoding aminotransferase class I/II-fold pyridoxal phosphate-dependent enzyme: MLHTDITPGRTVFIDGRSCLFFSGFSYLGLHQQPEFKDNVTAGIARYGTLFPSSRAGNLRLSLYEEIEHALSVQLQQQAGVVFSSGYLAAQAAVHYAASRGQLLYAPESHPALWHRAPVIPTISREAWISETVSKINDQPDHTYVIVTDAVNPLTSTIHSFDWLRDIRRKVMVLIDDSHGIGILGPAGQGSVHFLPATDQLRYLVTASLAKAYSIEGGVIAGHAADIAAIKKMPFFTASTPMMPANAYAWLNSIKLIEKLRLSLQQNITYLLRLTTGSQIHNPQGLPVFVLPQTNNQPALVDYLAERDVIISSFPYPQPHSKPVNRAIVSALHVQKDMTTLQQFLSEFGL; encoded by the coding sequence ATGCTCCATACAGACATTACACCCGGCAGAACCGTTTTCATTGATGGCAGAAGCTGCCTCTTTTTCTCCGGCTTTTCTTACCTCGGGTTACACCAGCAGCCGGAGTTCAAAGACAATGTTACAGCCGGAATAGCCAGATATGGAACGCTTTTCCCTTCTTCCCGTGCAGGCAACCTACGGTTATCCCTATACGAAGAAATAGAACATGCACTCAGTGTACAGTTACAACAACAGGCGGGCGTAGTATTTTCATCCGGCTACCTGGCGGCACAGGCAGCGGTACATTATGCCGCCTCCCGCGGACAGCTCCTTTACGCCCCGGAATCCCATCCTGCTTTATGGCACCGTGCCCCGGTAATTCCCACCATCAGCAGGGAAGCCTGGATCAGCGAAACGGTATCGAAAATAAATGATCAGCCTGATCATACCTATGTCATCGTTACGGATGCTGTAAACCCGCTTACCAGCACCATCCACTCTTTCGACTGGCTGCGTGATATCCGGCGCAAAGTAATGGTGCTGATAGACGATTCACATGGCATCGGTATCCTGGGTCCGGCCGGACAGGGAAGCGTTCATTTTCTGCCTGCTACCGATCAACTCCGCTATCTTGTCACCGCCTCACTGGCAAAAGCCTATAGCATTGAAGGCGGTGTAATAGCCGGTCATGCCGCTGATATTGCCGCTATCAAAAAGATGCCTTTCTTTACAGCGAGCACCCCAATGATGCCCGCAAACGCATACGCATGGCTGAATTCTATCAAATTGATAGAAAAATTACGTTTGTCATTACAACAAAATATTACGTACCTTTTGCGCCTTACAACAGGCTCACAAATTCACAACCCCCAGGGACTACCTGTTTTTGTGCTGCCCCAAACAAACAATCAACCAGCGTTGGTGGATTACCTGGCGGAAAGAGATGTGATCATATCCAGTTTCCCCTATCCCCAACCCCATAGTAAACCGGTAAACAGGGCCATTGTATCAGCCCTGCATGTGCAGAAAGATATGACAACACTGCAACAGTTTCTCAGTGAATTTGGTCTATAA
- a CDS encoding RagB/SusD family nutrient uptake outer membrane protein, with translation MNYLKNICTVAMAGMLLSPLVSCKKLLDQEPINSPYNNVFWQNQRDAEQGVAGGYAMLRRALTTNTAFGGDMSHFAYGTLPAYEFEKYNQYDLGFLVDGGHSTATADFLGDYLDPLQNWTAFYKVITQANTILYNVPDIPDNAFTETPARTRNKFLGEAYFLRAYTYFYMTRIWGDVPLITQYDTDPAHSGNVARTNEKTVLDTCISDLRQAINLLPWDAKNGNEKAVRAYKGAAYALLAHVYMWKNFLLKGSDQQNMKNAIAAVDSLEASGRYQLLPATMYPKIFHGKSDEGIFEINMQVADGEQQTETGYYYSTLKDPFIRNKSDKPDILNKELIDDLYDENDLRLKYYFNGLQEDNVSKIVLCKFAGPLAENIYYKNPGNFSGAAVDANIILLRYADLILLRAEAYADLGNDGAALSDINMVRRRAGADDTDGNGDVKYEVFRERSRELYGEAQRWYDMVRNGFLPDENGGKFTVSRYNDEGWKWPVGRALFLNNNVLIQNKYWLGKVK, from the coding sequence ATGAATTATCTGAAAAATATATGCACGGTAGCAATGGCAGGGATGTTACTTTCTCCTCTTGTATCGTGTAAGAAATTGCTGGATCAGGAACCGATCAATTCTCCTTATAACAATGTATTCTGGCAAAACCAGCGTGATGCGGAACAAGGTGTTGCTGGCGGCTATGCTATGCTGAGAAGGGCGCTTACCACCAATACGGCCTTTGGCGGCGATATGTCGCATTTTGCTTATGGAACGCTGCCTGCTTATGAATTTGAAAAGTACAATCAGTATGACCTGGGCTTCCTGGTTGATGGCGGACATAGCACAGCTACCGCGGATTTCCTGGGAGATTACCTGGACCCTTTACAAAACTGGACCGCTTTTTACAAAGTGATTACGCAGGCTAATACCATCTTATACAATGTGCCGGACATTCCTGATAATGCATTCACGGAAACGCCTGCACGCACCCGGAATAAATTCCTGGGCGAAGCCTATTTCCTGCGGGCATACACTTATTTCTATATGACCCGTATCTGGGGAGATGTACCCTTGATCACCCAGTATGATACCGACCCTGCACATTCCGGAAACGTAGCGCGTACTAACGAAAAGACGGTGCTGGATACCTGTATCAGCGACTTACGGCAGGCCATCAACCTGTTGCCCTGGGATGCGAAGAACGGTAACGAAAAGGCAGTGCGGGCTTATAAAGGCGCTGCTTACGCATTGCTGGCGCATGTGTATATGTGGAAGAATTTTCTGTTGAAAGGGAGCGATCAGCAGAATATGAAGAACGCCATTGCTGCCGTTGATTCACTGGAGGCCAGTGGCCGGTATCAATTGCTACCGGCAACGATGTATCCTAAAATATTTCATGGCAAATCCGATGAGGGCATCTTTGAAATCAATATGCAGGTAGCTGATGGCGAACAGCAAACAGAAACCGGCTATTATTACAGCACCCTGAAAGATCCGTTTATCCGGAATAAATCTGATAAACCGGATATCCTCAACAAAGAACTCATCGATGATCTGTATGATGAAAATGACCTGCGACTGAAATATTATTTCAACGGGTTGCAGGAAGATAACGTCTCCAAAATTGTGCTGTGCAAATTTGCCGGCCCGCTGGCAGAAAACATCTACTACAAAAATCCCGGTAATTTTTCCGGTGCTGCGGTAGATGCCAATATCATCCTGCTTCGTTATGCAGATCTGATCCTCCTGCGTGCGGAAGCATATGCCGACCTGGGGAATGATGGTGCTGCACTCAGCGATATAAATATGGTGAGAAGACGTGCAGGTGCTGATGATACGGATGGTAACGGGGATGTTAAATATGAAGTATTCCGCGAACGTTCCCGCGAGCTTTATGGAGAGGCACAACGTTGGTACGATATGGTGCGTAACGGCTTTCTGCCAGATGAGAACGGTGGTAAATTCACCGTAAGCCGGTATAATGATGAAGGCTGGAAATGGCCGGTGGGCAGGGCTTTGTTCCTGAATAACAATGTACTGATCCAGAATAAGTATTGGCTGGGTAAAGTGAAGTAA
- a CDS encoding TraB/GumN family protein: protein MSVTTKIIAILTLLCSVNYAAKAQQSALLWKISGKDLQHPSYLFGTMHLQCKDEFSIPPAVTSAMHESTSLCMEMDLSDPEIPKKIDSLLMLPQGDPSLHDDMDSTKFDELLRYFKDSLGIDLIKLQSAKPLLTTTIMLQRGVPCKQAISIERELMETAIRENKPLSGLELVEDQVKLFDSIPDKVEGEMLLSLLHDIQHSYKDYYEMAAAYKQQDLQKIQQLISSVPALKDYQDLLLYNRNASWIPKIKAQLAKGSVFFAVGAGHLPGDKGVITLLQKEGYTVEPVTGVSVVQGKENNTAPVQ, encoded by the coding sequence ATGTCCGTTACAACAAAAATCATAGCTATCCTCACACTGCTATGCTCCGTCAATTATGCCGCAAAGGCCCAACAATCAGCACTTCTCTGGAAAATTTCTGGAAAAGATCTCCAGCATCCGTCTTACCTCTTCGGGACCATGCATCTCCAATGTAAAGACGAATTCTCTATTCCCCCGGCTGTTACCAGCGCCATGCACGAATCAACATCGCTATGCATGGAAATGGATCTCAGCGATCCTGAGATCCCCAAAAAAATAGACTCGCTGTTAATGCTCCCACAGGGAGATCCCTCTTTACATGATGATATGGACAGCACAAAATTCGATGAGCTCCTGCGGTATTTTAAAGACTCCCTGGGCATAGATCTGATAAAGCTGCAATCGGCAAAGCCCCTGCTTACCACTACCATCATGCTGCAAAGAGGCGTACCCTGCAAGCAGGCCATCTCTATCGAACGGGAACTGATGGAAACTGCCATCCGGGAAAATAAACCTTTATCCGGCCTGGAACTCGTGGAAGACCAGGTAAAACTATTCGACAGTATTCCTGATAAAGTAGAAGGAGAAATGCTCTTATCCCTGCTTCACGATATCCAGCACTCCTACAAAGATTATTACGAGATGGCCGCAGCTTATAAGCAACAGGACCTGCAAAAGATCCAGCAGCTTATCTCCTCAGTACCAGCGTTAAAAGATTACCAGGACCTGCTTTTGTATAACCGCAATGCTTCCTGGATCCCTAAAATAAAAGCACAGCTGGCAAAAGGATCAGTATTCTTTGCTGTAGGTGCAGGACACCTTCCGGGAGATAAAGGGGTAATAACACTGCTGCAGAAAGAAGGATATACGGTAGAACCGGTGACGGGAGTCAGTGTGGTACAAGGGAAGGAAAACAATACAGCACCGGTGCAATGA
- a CDS encoding DUF1572 family protein, translating into MIQSIYLNSIQQRFRTYLQLGTKTIERLDAAQLHWQPEGQPNSIALIIKHLHGNMLSRWTDFLTTDGEKPNRHRDQEFEEDDATKETLLQQWQEGWDCLLNTISNLRDADLEKTVYIRSEPHTVIDAINRQLAHVPYHVGQIVYIGKMILKENWESLSIPKGQSEVYNKEKTGNK; encoded by the coding sequence ATGATTCAGTCCATTTATTTAAACAGCATTCAGCAACGGTTCCGCACTTACCTGCAACTGGGCACCAAAACCATAGAAAGACTGGATGCCGCACAACTGCACTGGCAGCCGGAAGGACAGCCCAACAGCATTGCACTGATCATCAAACACCTGCATGGAAATATGTTGTCGCGGTGGACCGACTTTCTCACTACCGACGGCGAAAAACCCAATCGTCACCGCGACCAGGAATTTGAAGAGGACGACGCTACAAAAGAAACCCTGCTGCAACAGTGGCAGGAAGGGTGGGATTGTTTACTGAACACCATCAGCAACCTCCGGGATGCAGACCTGGAGAAAACGGTATACATCCGCAGCGAGCCCCATACTGTGATAGACGCGATCAACCGCCAGCTTGCACATGTGCCTTACCATGTAGGGCAAATCGTGTACATCGGTAAAATGATCCTGAAAGAAAACTGGGAAAGCCTGTCTATTCCAAAAGGTCAGTCGGAAGTTTATAACAAAGAAAAAACAGGAAATAAATAA
- a CDS encoding SusC/RagA family TonB-linked outer membrane protein, with translation MNKKLLLLALMGLLCLQVWAQEQKISGIVKDEKGSGLPGVSIKEVGTSNGVATTPDGKFNLVLKGASHKLNISFIGYETQTVTVSDNGNYNITMKPDAKSLKDVVVIGYQEVKRKTVTAAVSSVKGKEIENLPSPSFDQLLQGRAAGLNVQNFTGEPGVRGSFVIRGSTNISRNVDNARALSAPLFVIDGIPISLDDAAAFDNTGTNYIAGLNPNDIESIDILKDASAAAIYGSRGANGVVIIKTRRGKPGKPQLNFSSYAGMTQKPKFEQFYGGAEERQFKMNYLQNHLGYGLMKIVPPMLLTDSLNPAFTGALDWQDLFYRNGIVQNYDLSVAGANDLVNYRVSGNYYDEDGIIRGTGFKRYTLSAAMGMQMSSKLSVDALFRLSRGDRSRGRGQAPGEDAIPLYSGQYLSSLFNLSDIERKNYTGDLSSGRDKNINDDITASLTLNYDIVKNLRFSSVGSIQSSVNSRDIFRPGELNMAGLSYAQSSKSRYENVNLDNTLNYTTHILSQDHHLNVLLGNTINNVRNEYTGIGSGALTNDNVKVVQGFNLNYLALKDVYGNLISGSNYESAGMLSFFARVNYDYKEKYLLSFAWRADASSRFGKSSRWGYFPSVSAGWNVMDEPFAAPLKTWIDMLKIRGSYGVTGSLPTGYYLPYNTYSINQGTYGGGEAGTYNGVNAVTPNFSSGVAQDGLTWEQSVQSNIGFDAAFFNSRLNVTVDAYNRGKTKTLFDLLLPSTSGYDKVNTNSVGLRNTGIEFTVMGRLLPVTSAVQWNSRLILSFNKNQITALPNGNRDLVVSDDNLGITYILTKGRPINEFYMIKSNGVYASEKDIPFNPYTGEKTTYWNGNHTVQAGDFNWVDQNHDYDVWDWNDKVEGGNPNPRVTGGFTNTFTYKNVSLEVFVTFLLGREIYNKYISNKLVGLRNDMATIAGMDPAKINTWQKEGDQAKYAELLPYAPGYYYQFLPFSTAFVEDGSYARIKYLNLSYTFPRKMLDRIKMRNLQIYGVIDNLKMFQRSGVPDAEAVDERGTYTGGGYPLPKKFTLGVNIGL, from the coding sequence ATGAACAAAAAGTTGCTATTACTAGCACTCATGGGATTGCTATGCCTGCAGGTATGGGCCCAGGAACAAAAAATTTCCGGTATTGTAAAAGATGAAAAAGGAAGCGGCTTGCCTGGTGTGTCTATCAAAGAGGTAGGCACCAGTAATGGCGTTGCCACCACACCGGATGGTAAATTCAACCTGGTGTTGAAAGGCGCTTCGCATAAACTGAACATCTCTTTTATCGGGTACGAAACACAAACGGTTACTGTATCAGACAATGGTAATTATAATATTACCATGAAGCCGGATGCTAAAAGTCTGAAAGATGTTGTGGTGATCGGATACCAGGAAGTAAAGCGTAAAACCGTAACGGCAGCGGTATCCAGCGTAAAGGGAAAGGAAATTGAAAACCTGCCTTCCCCTAGTTTTGATCAGCTATTGCAGGGACGGGCTGCGGGATTGAACGTGCAGAACTTTACCGGGGAGCCGGGTGTACGCGGATCATTTGTGATCAGGGGTAGTACCAATATCAGTCGTAATGTAGACAATGCAAGGGCTTTAAGTGCTCCTTTATTTGTGATTGATGGAATCCCCATTTCACTGGACGATGCCGCAGCGTTTGACAATACCGGTACCAATTATATTGCCGGTCTGAACCCAAATGATATTGAATCCATCGACATCCTGAAAGATGCTTCTGCGGCAGCAATCTACGGTTCCCGTGGTGCAAACGGCGTAGTGATCATCAAAACCAGGCGTGGTAAGCCCGGCAAGCCACAGCTCAATTTTTCTTCTTATGCCGGGATGACACAAAAACCAAAATTTGAACAATTTTATGGTGGTGCGGAAGAAAGACAGTTTAAAATGAATTACCTGCAAAATCACCTGGGTTACGGGTTGATGAAAATTGTTCCGCCCATGTTGCTCACAGATAGTTTGAATCCTGCTTTTACAGGCGCACTCGACTGGCAGGATCTTTTTTACCGCAATGGTATTGTGCAGAACTATGATCTGTCTGTTGCCGGTGCCAATGACCTGGTGAATTACCGGGTAAGCGGTAACTACTATGATGAAGATGGTATCATCAGAGGAACCGGTTTTAAAAGATATACACTTTCTGCGGCGATGGGGATGCAGATGTCGTCTAAACTGAGTGTGGATGCGCTCTTCAGGCTGAGCCGGGGTGACCGGTCCCGCGGTCGCGGACAAGCGCCCGGTGAAGATGCGATTCCCTTGTACAGCGGACAGTATCTTTCTTCTCTCTTTAATTTATCAGACATAGAAAGAAAGAATTATACCGGCGACCTGAGCTCCGGCCGGGATAAGAATATCAACGATGATATAACGGCCAGCCTTACACTGAATTATGATATTGTGAAGAACCTGCGTTTCTCTTCTGTCGGATCTATCCAGTCGAGTGTCAACTCCCGCGATATTTTCAGGCCGGGGGAACTCAATATGGCCGGTCTTTCCTATGCACAAAGCAGTAAAAGTCGCTATGAAAATGTAAACCTGGATAATACCCTGAACTATACCACCCATATCCTCAGCCAGGATCATCACCTGAATGTATTATTGGGTAATACGATTAATAATGTAAGAAATGAATATACCGGTATCGGCAGCGGCGCCCTTACCAACGATAACGTGAAAGTAGTGCAGGGATTCAATTTAAATTACCTGGCGCTGAAAGATGTTTATGGTAACCTGATTTCCGGCTCCAACTATGAATCTGCCGGTATGTTATCTTTCTTTGCGCGTGTTAACTATGACTATAAAGAGAAATACCTGCTGTCCTTTGCATGGCGTGCCGATGCCTCGTCCCGTTTTGGTAAGAGCAGCCGCTGGGGATATTTCCCCTCTGTATCCGCCGGTTGGAATGTGATGGATGAACCCTTTGCAGCACCGTTGAAAACCTGGATAGATATGTTGAAGATCCGCGGTAGTTATGGGGTTACAGGTAGTTTGCCTACTGGTTATTACCTGCCTTATAATACATACAGTATCAACCAGGGAACTTATGGCGGTGGTGAAGCCGGCACCTACAACGGTGTAAATGCCGTAACGCCCAACTTCAGCAGTGGTGTGGCACAGGATGGCTTAACATGGGAACAATCTGTTCAGTCCAATATTGGTTTTGATGCAGCCTTCTTCAACAGTCGTTTGAATGTTACCGTAGATGCCTACAACCGTGGTAAAACCAAAACATTGTTTGATCTGCTGTTGCCATCTACCAGCGGTTATGATAAAGTAAATACCAATTCCGTTGGCTTGCGTAACACCGGGATTGAGTTTACGGTTATGGGCCGTTTGCTGCCAGTTACCAGTGCGGTGCAATGGAACTCCCGCCTGATACTTTCTTTCAACAAAAACCAGATCACAGCATTGCCGAACGGTAACCGCGACCTGGTGGTATCTGATGACAACCTGGGCATCACTTATATCCTCACCAAAGGACGTCCGATCAATGAGTTTTACATGATCAAAAGCAATGGCGTATATGCGTCTGAAAAGGATATTCCTTTCAATCCTTACACCGGTGAAAAAACAACCTATTGGAATGGTAATCATACCGTGCAGGCAGGTGATTTCAACTGGGTGGATCAGAACCATGATTACGATGTATGGGACTGGAATGATAAAGTAGAGGGAGGTAATCCTAACCCGCGCGTAACAGGGGGCTTTACAAATACTTTTACTTATAAAAATGTCAGCCTGGAAGTATTCGTGACCTTCCTGCTTGGGCGTGAAATTTATAATAAATATATCTCAAACAAACTGGTTGGTTTGAGAAATGATATGGCCACTATTGCCGGTATGGATCCGGCGAAGATAAACACCTGGCAGAAAGAAGGTGATCAGGCGAAATATGCAGAGCTGTTGCCATACGCACCGGGTTATTACTACCAGTTCCTGCCGTTTTCTACGGCTTTTGTGGAAGATGGCAGTTATGCCAGGATTAAGTACCTCAATCTTTCCTACACTTTCCCCCGTAAAATGCTGGACCGCATTAAAATGCGCAACCTCCAGATCTATGGTGTAATTGATAACCTGAAAATGTTTCAGCGGTCAGGCGTACCTGATGCAGAAGCCGTGGATGAAAGAGGTACGTATACCGGTGGGGGTTATCCATTGCCGAAGAAATTTACGCTGGGTGTAAACATTGGTCTTTAA
- the ggt gene encoding gamma-glutamyltransferase gives MRLLILLGIAVCTAAAACAQQPLDQLRPYDYSVEKDIKVLHGAVVSAHPLASRVGAIILQQGGNAVDAAIATQLALAVVYPGAGNIGGGGFLVAHLKNGKNIAIDYRETAPAQSGRDMYLDSLGNPITHLSLDGHLAAGVPGTIAGLFAAMKYARLPFAKLIDPAILLAAKGFAITAAEASNLNAFKADFEKLNTAPTVFIKEQPWKAGDTLIQQELAHTLTLIRNKGAAGFYTGETAAHIVAEMKRGNGIMTLADLKNYKARERTARTFKYKGYTIVTMPLPSSGGICLQQMMGMVENYPLAEWGFHSPRAVQLMIEVERRAYADRAQFLGDPDFVKVPVAKLTDKKYLATRMQNFIPLQAGSSDSVKAGVLPESNETTHLSIIDADGNAVSVTTTLNGHYGSRTVVGKAGFLLNNEMDDFSVKPGVPNMYGLVGTEANAIQPGKRMLSSMTPTIVLQQHFPLYALGTPGGSTIITSVFQTLMNTLEFDLSPADAVNMPKFHHQWLPDEVAVENDFPDSTIQALQGMGYKIVKRSSIGRTEIIKRSPDTRYLDASGDKRGDDSAAGY, from the coding sequence ATGCGTCTCCTCATTTTGCTTGGTATAGCCGTATGTACCGCGGCTGCGGCCTGCGCCCAACAACCGTTAGACCAGTTACGGCCCTACGATTATTCAGTTGAAAAAGATATCAAAGTATTGCATGGCGCGGTGGTATCAGCACATCCCTTGGCCAGCCGTGTAGGCGCTATTATTCTGCAACAGGGCGGCAACGCCGTGGATGCCGCCATCGCCACGCAACTGGCACTGGCAGTGGTATATCCCGGCGCCGGTAATATCGGCGGAGGAGGCTTCCTGGTGGCTCATCTTAAAAACGGAAAGAATATAGCCATCGACTACCGCGAAACGGCACCAGCCCAATCCGGCAGGGACATGTATCTCGACTCACTCGGTAATCCCATCACGCACCTGAGCCTCGACGGCCACCTCGCGGCGGGCGTTCCCGGCACCATCGCTGGCCTCTTCGCTGCCATGAAATACGCCAGGCTGCCGTTTGCAAAACTGATAGATCCTGCTATCCTGCTGGCAGCCAAAGGCTTTGCCATCACTGCCGCAGAGGCCAGTAATCTCAATGCCTTTAAAGCAGACTTTGAAAAGCTCAACACCGCTCCCACCGTCTTCATAAAAGAACAACCCTGGAAAGCAGGCGACACCCTCATCCAGCAGGAACTGGCGCATACGCTCACGCTTATACGGAATAAAGGCGCTGCCGGCTTTTACACCGGGGAAACGGCGGCCCACATAGTAGCAGAAATGAAACGCGGTAACGGCATCATGACACTGGCCGACCTCAAAAATTATAAAGCCCGTGAACGTACCGCACGCACGTTTAAATATAAAGGCTATACGATCGTGACGATGCCACTGCCTTCCAGCGGTGGTATCTGTTTACAACAGATGATGGGGATGGTGGAAAACTATCCGCTCGCGGAATGGGGCTTTCATTCTCCCCGCGCCGTACAACTGATGATAGAAGTGGAAAGAAGGGCGTATGCCGACAGGGCGCAATTCCTCGGTGATCCCGACTTCGTAAAAGTACCCGTGGCAAAACTCACCGATAAAAAATACCTCGCCACACGCATGCAGAACTTTATTCCCCTGCAAGCCGGTAGCAGCGATAGCGTAAAAGCAGGTGTATTACCGGAAAGCAACGAAACCACGCACCTCAGCATCATCGATGCCGATGGCAACGCCGTATCTGTAACCACCACCCTGAATGGCCACTACGGCAGCAGAACAGTGGTGGGCAAAGCAGGCTTCCTGCTAAACAATGAAATGGACGACTTCAGCGTAAAGCCCGGCGTACCCAATATGTACGGACTGGTAGGCACAGAAGCCAACGCCATTCAGCCTGGTAAACGGATGCTCAGTTCCATGACACCTACGATTGTATTACAGCAGCATTTCCCGCTGTATGCACTCGGCACCCCCGGTGGCTCTACCATCATCACCTCTGTATTTCAAACGTTAATGAATACACTGGAATTTGACCTGTCACCCGCCGATGCCGTGAACATGCCTAAATTCCATCACCAGTGGCTGCCCGATGAAGTAGCCGTGGAAAACGATTTCCCCGACAGCACCATACAGGCGCTACAGGGAATGGGGTACAAAATAGTGAAGCGGTCATCTATCGGCCGCACAGAGATCATTAAAAGATCACCCGACACCCGCTACCTGGATGCCTCCGGTGATAAACGTGGAGATGATAGCGCCGCAGGATACTAA
- a CDS encoding DUF5007 domain-containing protein yields MKRLLGAVLLVALLVAGCKKIEEGFLSDGLYVPDSPIRIERGNPFQKTSSIIADGTTQPMTVKLLDIRRAGTKKHADEFYREYPVYVYTTAIDPAVDTTIEQVDAKRVLKPMKPFEFLESGQFIFNGATDSLPVDVDYEYDVEVTNVAGTKTFTNIGVMRTFDPPLSELKAQGCSWFQDFATTNGTMGDLKVNISKVADTGTLVMVKITDQFGVPFNPKSGEIIQRGDRPTFESYAKFHPVQYTDSTMICNFEITPFPVKEIPGYGGFLMYYRIPSDFVILDKSIPNLPTAPCSVNPRFGFQIKKAGSYLVEIRLPKTTRKAK; encoded by the coding sequence ATGAAAAGACTACTGGGCGCGGTGCTACTGGTGGCTTTGCTGGTTGCTGGCTGTAAGAAGATTGAGGAAGGTTTTTTAAGTGATGGATTATATGTGCCCGACAGTCCTATCAGAATAGAGCGTGGTAACCCTTTCCAGAAAACATCTTCTATCATTGCAGATGGTACCACTCAGCCGATGACGGTAAAGCTGCTGGATATAAGAAGGGCAGGTACAAAAAAACATGCAGATGAATTTTACCGGGAATATCCTGTCTACGTATATACTACCGCGATAGATCCGGCAGTGGATACTACCATAGAACAGGTAGATGCCAAAAGGGTACTGAAACCTATGAAACCTTTTGAATTCCTGGAAAGCGGCCAGTTTATTTTTAACGGCGCTACTGATAGTCTCCCGGTAGATGTTGACTATGAATATGATGTGGAAGTAACTAATGTTGCCGGTACTAAAACATTTACCAATATTGGCGTGATGAGAACTTTTGATCCGCCGTTGTCCGAGTTGAAAGCGCAGGGCTGTAGCTGGTTCCAGGATTTTGCCACCACCAATGGTACCATGGGGGATCTGAAAGTAAATATTTCAAAGGTAGCAGATACAGGAACTTTGGTGATGGTGAAGATCACAGATCAGTTTGGGGTACCATTTAATCCAAAAAGCGGGGAAATCATTCAGCGCGGCGACCGGCCTACTTTTGAAAGTTATGCAAAATTTCATCCGGTGCAGTATACTGATTCCACGATGATCTGCAACTTTGAGATCACCCCATTCCCGGTAAAGGAAATACCTGGCTATGGCGGATTTCTGATGTATTACAGGATTCCCAGCGATTTTGTTATACTTGATAAAAGTATTCCTAATCTGCCAACGGCTCCCTGTAGTGTAAACCCACGTTTTGGTTTTCAGATCAAGAAGGCGGGATCTTACCTGGTAGAAATCAGGTTGCCGAAAACAACCCGGAAAGCAAAATAG